The genomic window AATCGCCGTAATAAGGATTGAGAGGTAACGAATAGACCACTGCCCGAATTCGTCTAACATCTTTCTGGGGAAGTTTGTTAATAAATTTAAGGACAGCCGGATCAATCCTTAATTCCCAACTTCCTAGTGAATTCTTCAAATGATAGAGTTTTACCTTCTT from bacterium includes these protein-coding regions:
- a CDS encoding type II toxin-antitoxin system RelE/ParE family toxin, with protein sequence MKNSLGSWELRIDPAVLKFINKLPQKDVRRIRAVVYSLPLNPYYGDLEKMEGYDNVWRRRVGSYRIFYRLVTKDKIISIFNLERRSSKTYS